The Geotalea uraniireducens Rf4 genome window below encodes:
- a CDS encoding RluA family pseudouridine synthase: MENVELIFPENSEIERLDSFIARSVNGMTRATAQRLIEAGQITVDGHPQKPSLKLKGGERLMVTIPPPVAAEPAAETIPLEILFEDRNLVVVNKAAGMVVHPGAGNSGGTLVNALLGHCTDLSGIGGELRPGIVHRIDKDTSGVLVVAKSDAAHQSLAEQFKEHTIKRVYLALVYGAPKDDKGRLESHIGRHPVDRKRMSGKAKHGKHAVTHWRVVGRYRGITLLRLRLETGRTHQIRVHLSEAGYPLVGDDVYGGGSRLATVSDTLLRKLIKDLGRQALHAKTLGFIHPVTGEYLEFDTELPDDMARIVEYLESTVESA; encoded by the coding sequence GTGGAAAACGTGGAATTGATATTTCCTGAAAATTCAGAGATAGAGCGGCTCGATAGCTTTATTGCCCGCAGCGTAAATGGTATGACCCGCGCAACGGCCCAGCGACTGATCGAGGCAGGGCAGATAACGGTCGACGGCCACCCGCAGAAGCCTTCACTGAAGCTGAAGGGGGGCGAGCGCCTGATGGTGACGATACCACCCCCTGTTGCGGCAGAGCCTGCGGCTGAAACCATTCCTCTTGAGATACTGTTCGAGGACCGTAATCTGGTGGTAGTCAACAAGGCCGCCGGCATGGTCGTACATCCCGGTGCGGGAAATAGCGGCGGCACGCTGGTGAACGCTCTGCTCGGCCATTGTACCGACCTGTCCGGCATTGGCGGCGAGTTACGACCCGGCATTGTCCATCGCATCGATAAGGACACTTCCGGTGTTCTCGTTGTGGCAAAGAGTGATGCGGCTCATCAGTCGCTGGCTGAGCAGTTCAAGGAACACACCATCAAACGGGTCTATCTCGCGCTCGTGTACGGCGCGCCGAAAGACGATAAGGGCCGACTGGAATCGCATATCGGGCGTCATCCGGTTGACAGAAAGCGGATGTCGGGCAAGGCGAAACATGGCAAGCATGCGGTTACCCACTGGCGGGTCGTTGGCCGCTATCGCGGCATTACCCTTCTTCGCCTCAGGCTGGAAACCGGCCGTACCCATCAGATCCGGGTTCATCTCTCCGAGGCGGGCTATCCACTGGTTGGGGACGATGTTTACGGCGGTGGCAGCCGCTTGGCAACTGTTTCGGATACGTTGCTCCGTAAGTTGATCAAGGATCTGGGGCGCCAGGCACTGCACGCCAAGACCCTCGGTTTCATACATCCCGTTACCGGTGAATACCTGGAGTTCGATACGGAACTTCCTGATGATATGGCAAGAATAGTCGAATACCTGGAGAGTACCGTAGAAAGCGCATAA
- a CDS encoding hydrogenase — translation MTEFADQLLVLVMLINFLVLGSSRMAIAIRAVAVQGVVLGVLPAIIHTFSWHLIAIIVGMILAKGLFIPWLLFGAMNKVQIKREVEPYIGYVSTLIIVAITTALAFVFAAKLPLAQEHQGLLFVPASIATIITGFLTLTTRRKAISQVIGYLILENGIFIFGLLLTSAMPVMVEAGALLDLLVGIFVMGIVINHISNEFSTIDTSRLTALKE, via the coding sequence ATGACTGAATTTGCCGATCAATTGCTCGTTCTCGTCATGCTGATCAATTTTCTCGTGCTCGGCTCAAGCCGGATGGCCATCGCCATCCGCGCCGTCGCAGTGCAGGGGGTTGTGCTCGGCGTGCTGCCGGCGATCATCCACACCTTTTCCTGGCACCTGATCGCCATCATTGTCGGCATGATCCTGGCGAAGGGACTCTTCATCCCCTGGCTCCTTTTCGGTGCCATGAACAAGGTGCAGATCAAGCGGGAGGTCGAGCCGTACATCGGCTACGTCTCCACGCTGATCATCGTCGCCATCACTACAGCACTCGCTTTTGTGTTTGCCGCCAAGCTGCCGCTGGCCCAGGAGCATCAGGGGCTGCTCTTCGTACCTGCATCCATAGCCACCATAATTACCGGTTTTCTCACCCTCACCACCCGGCGCAAGGCCATCAGCCAGGTAATCGGCTACCTGATCCTGGAAAACGGCATTTTCATCTTCGGCCTGCTCCTGACCTCGGCGATGCCGGTCATGGTCGAAGCCGGGGCACTCCTCGACCTCCTGGTCGGTATTTTTGTCATGGGCATAGTCATCAACCATATAAGCAACGAATTTTCCACCATCGACACCTCGCGGCTGACCGCCCTGAAGGAGTAA
- a CDS encoding IS701-like element ISGur14 family transposase, whose product MTTEIVFPGIEEYMAPYYGYFHRSESRELAECYLAGLLMDGERKSVEPMSEKVNASERSMQRLLSTAKWDDQLVAEQFRRSMLDVTSDPQGILVLDDTGFPKKGYDSVCVARQYCGASGKTDNCQIGVSMTYVGRDVAWPYAMELFVPESWDQQNDDCTAKRKKAHMPESVHHKSKWRMALDFVDLARKDNVPHRAVLADSWYGNIPEFRKELESRSENYILGAYSNTPVFLEEPVFEIAPVKEHKRGRPRTRPKVVSTNPEPVKLSVLGESIADDAWQRLELRLNSKDKPLVAEAVSMRVWPAHGWRQGNHHEQVWLLIERRPLNLGGYELRYFFSNMPQHLATIDLARLYHERYWIEHGYQQLKEELGLDHHEGRSWSGWHRHVLLTSLAYGYLTLLRLQQKKQKSATARSNWIQKKSTLANDALF is encoded by the coding sequence ATGACAACAGAGATCGTTTTCCCCGGCATCGAAGAATATATGGCTCCCTATTATGGCTATTTCCATCGGTCAGAGAGCCGTGAACTGGCAGAATGTTACTTGGCCGGCCTGCTCATGGACGGTGAGCGCAAGTCAGTTGAACCCATGTCAGAGAAGGTAAACGCATCTGAACGAAGTATGCAGCGCCTCCTTTCGACTGCCAAATGGGACGATCAACTTGTTGCTGAGCAATTCCGCCGTTCCATGCTTGACGTCACTTCCGACCCGCAGGGGATCCTGGTTCTTGATGATACCGGGTTCCCTAAGAAAGGGTACGACAGTGTATGTGTTGCCCGGCAATACTGCGGTGCATCAGGCAAGACTGACAACTGTCAGATTGGCGTAAGCATGACGTATGTCGGCAGAGATGTCGCCTGGCCATATGCCATGGAACTGTTCGTCCCGGAATCCTGGGATCAGCAAAATGATGATTGCACCGCAAAGCGTAAAAAGGCTCACATGCCGGAGTCAGTGCACCATAAGTCAAAATGGCGCATGGCACTTGATTTTGTTGACCTGGCCCGAAAAGACAATGTTCCCCATCGTGCAGTCCTTGCTGACAGCTGGTATGGCAACATTCCGGAGTTTCGCAAGGAGCTTGAGTCCCGCAGTGAAAATTACATCCTGGGAGCTTACTCCAACACCCCGGTATTTCTTGAGGAGCCGGTCTTTGAAATTGCGCCAGTCAAAGAGCATAAGCGAGGGCGTCCACGAACTCGCCCTAAGGTAGTCTCCACAAACCCCGAACCGGTCAAGCTGTCGGTACTGGGCGAAAGCATTGCCGATGATGCATGGCAACGGCTAGAATTGAGGCTCAATTCCAAGGACAAGCCACTTGTTGCAGAGGCCGTCTCAATGAGAGTGTGGCCGGCTCACGGATGGCGGCAGGGCAATCATCATGAACAAGTCTGGCTCCTGATAGAGCGCCGCCCCCTGAACCTGGGTGGATACGAGCTTCGCTATTTCTTCAGCAATATGCCGCAGCATCTGGCAACGATTGACCTTGCCCGCCTCTACCATGAACGTTATTGGATAGAGCATGGCTATCAACAGCTAAAGGAAGAGCTTGGCCTTGATCACCATGAAGGGCGCTCATGGAGCGGATGGCATCGACATGTGCTCCTGACGTCCCTGGCATATGGCTATCTGACACTGTTGCGTTTGCAGCAAAAAAAACAGAAGAGTGCGACAGCGCGGAGCAACTGGATTCAGAAAAAATCGACACTGGCCAACGACGCTTTGTTCTGA
- the pgeF gene encoding peptidoglycan editing factor PgeF codes for MEMKKAGKVQYLEPQALARSGAAVMGFTTRHEGVSRPPYNSLNLGTNTFDSPHSVEGNRSVLTRAFGAGLEQLVTVKQVHGTDLLVIDSPNPDYTHFHTLECDGIITNQPGIMIGVGVADCVPLLLFDPVKRVVAALHAGWKGTAGEIAKKGVAALQEMFGSSTGDILAAVGPAIGPCCYEVDAPVMEAFKKGASGWELFAVARGEGRWGLDLAAANRRQLAESGLPNGNIVVADQCVSCNQELFFSYRRDKGDTGRQMGFIMLKAS; via the coding sequence ATGGAAATGAAAAAAGCCGGCAAGGTCCAATACCTGGAGCCGCAGGCACTTGCCAGAAGCGGTGCGGCTGTAATGGGCTTCACCACCCGACACGAGGGCGTTTCGCGTCCTCCTTACAATTCTCTCAACCTGGGAACCAACACGTTCGATTCGCCTCACAGTGTGGAGGGGAACCGGAGCGTGTTGACAAGGGCCTTCGGCGCAGGGCTGGAACAGCTCGTAACCGTCAAGCAGGTGCATGGTACGGACCTTCTGGTCATAGATTCCCCCAATCCGGATTATACCCATTTTCATACCCTTGAGTGCGATGGAATCATCACCAACCAGCCGGGGATCATGATCGGCGTCGGCGTGGCAGACTGCGTGCCTCTGCTCCTGTTTGACCCGGTAAAACGAGTTGTCGCTGCGCTTCACGCGGGTTGGAAGGGGACTGCCGGGGAGATCGCCAAAAAAGGGGTTGCCGCCCTCCAGGAAATGTTCGGTTCCTCGACTGGCGATATCCTCGCTGCGGTCGGCCCTGCCATCGGCCCTTGCTGCTACGAGGTGGATGCCCCGGTAATGGAAGCCTTCAAAAAAGGGGCCTCCGGCTGGGAGCTCTTTGCTGTCGCGAGGGGAGAAGGACGATGGGGGCTCGACCTTGCTGCGGCTAACCGTCGCCAGCTTGCGGAATCCGGCCTGCCGAATGGAAATATCGTCGTTGCAGATCAATGCGTCAGCTGTAACCAGGAGCTGTTTTTCTCCTACAGGCGCGATAAGGGGGATACGGGAAGGCAAATGGGATTCATCATGTTAAAGGCGTCCTGA
- the nuoB gene encoding NADH-quinone oxidoreductase subunit NuoB: MFKAILARIHQKHRTIKYPAEPAVLPELFRGYPLLNPDACPSGCRLCADACPFGAITTGNGELETGTGKNLSLDMGKCLFCPECAEACPHGAISFSCDEKLAATHRADLIVTQGCERKLAQALDARMLSLFGRSLKLREVSAGGCNACEADVNVLSTVGFDLGRFGIQFVASPRHADGIFVTGPVTENMREALLKTYEAVPEPKIVIASGACAINGGPFIDSSEAHNGVEGLLPVDLYIPGCPPHPITILDGLLRLLGRLEER, from the coding sequence ATGTTCAAAGCCATACTCGCCCGCATCCATCAGAAACATCGCACCATCAAATACCCGGCTGAACCGGCAGTGCTGCCGGAGCTGTTCCGCGGCTACCCGCTCCTCAATCCAGATGCATGCCCCTCCGGCTGCCGGCTCTGCGCCGATGCCTGCCCTTTCGGCGCCATTACAACCGGAAACGGGGAACTGGAAACGGGGACCGGGAAAAACCTCTCCCTGGACATGGGTAAATGCCTGTTCTGCCCGGAATGCGCGGAGGCCTGCCCTCACGGGGCAATTTCCTTCAGCTGCGACGAAAAGCTGGCGGCAACTCACCGCGCCGACCTGATCGTCACGCAGGGGTGCGAACGGAAGCTGGCCCAGGCCCTCGATGCGCGAATGCTCTCCCTCTTCGGCCGCTCCCTCAAACTGCGCGAGGTAAGCGCCGGCGGCTGCAATGCCTGCGAGGCGGACGTCAACGTACTCTCCACGGTGGGATTCGATCTGGGGCGGTTCGGCATCCAGTTCGTCGCCTCGCCGCGCCATGCCGACGGGATATTCGTCACCGGCCCGGTGACGGAGAACATGCGCGAGGCGCTCTTGAAGACTTACGAAGCGGTGCCGGAGCCGAAGATCGTCATCGCCAGCGGTGCCTGCGCCATCAATGGCGGGCCGTTCATCGATTCGTCGGAGGCCCATAACGGCGTGGAAGGCCTTCTGCCGGTCGATCTCTACATACCCGGCTGCCCACCGCACCCCATCACTATTCTTGACGGCCTGCTCAGGCTGCTCGGGCGATTGGAGGAAAGGTAA
- a CDS encoding hydrogenase large subunit codes for MTDNFSMKTFYNGEALPLAAVPTVKLEDFLQGIINAADRGWRISALFGEENGPGVTLYAVLSAKADGVMGIMRTQCGESFPSITPYCPQANLFEREIAEQFGIVPEGHPWFKPVRFHRSFHPARDAWGRDAAVQILPGVTDFYRVEGEEVHEVAVGPVHAGVIEPGHFRFQCHGEEVFHLEIALGFQHRGIEAGLIGGPQTKTVYQMETGAGDSTVAHTWAYCLILEALAGRRIPAKGGVIRGIALELERLANHTGDLGAIAGDTGYLPTSSFCGRIRGDFLNMSAVLCGSRFSRGLLRPGGSGFDCSQKQADDLLQRLAAARADLFNAVDLMWTTPSVLARLENTGTVSVGTARELALTGPPARACGMAMDVRQDFPYGIYQMSQIPVVTAKSGDVYARTLVRWLEAEKSLDFLEEQLRQLPSGPYRNGIASPAGEHIAVALTEGWRGEVCHVAITDKAGHFSRYKIVDPSFHNWPGLAMALRGQQISDFPLCNKSFNLSYCGFDL; via the coding sequence ATGACCGATAATTTCTCCATGAAGACATTCTATAACGGCGAGGCTCTCCCGCTGGCAGCGGTGCCGACGGTCAAACTGGAGGATTTTCTCCAGGGAATCATCAATGCCGCGGACCGCGGCTGGCGGATCTCCGCCCTGTTCGGCGAAGAGAACGGGCCGGGCGTGACCCTCTATGCCGTGCTCTCGGCCAAGGCCGACGGGGTGATGGGAATCATGCGCACCCAGTGCGGCGAATCCTTTCCCTCCATCACCCCCTACTGCCCCCAGGCAAACCTCTTTGAACGGGAGATAGCCGAACAGTTCGGAATCGTCCCGGAAGGGCACCCCTGGTTCAAGCCGGTCCGCTTCCACCGCTCGTTCCACCCCGCCCGCGACGCCTGGGGACGGGATGCAGCAGTGCAGATCCTGCCGGGTGTCACCGACTTTTACCGGGTGGAGGGTGAAGAGGTCCATGAAGTGGCGGTCGGACCTGTCCACGCCGGGGTCATCGAACCGGGGCACTTCCGCTTCCAATGCCACGGCGAAGAGGTCTTTCACCTGGAGATAGCCTTGGGCTTCCAGCACCGGGGGATCGAAGCGGGACTGATCGGCGGCCCGCAGACTAAAACAGTCTACCAGATGGAGACCGGCGCAGGGGACAGCACCGTAGCCCACACCTGGGCCTACTGCCTGATCCTCGAAGCCCTGGCCGGCCGCCGCATACCCGCCAAAGGCGGGGTAATCCGCGGCATCGCACTGGAACTGGAGCGGCTCGCCAACCACACCGGCGATCTGGGCGCCATTGCCGGCGACACCGGCTATCTCCCCACATCCTCCTTCTGCGGCCGGATCAGGGGGGATTTTCTCAATATGAGCGCCGTCCTCTGCGGCAGCCGCTTCAGCCGCGGACTGCTCCGCCCCGGTGGAAGCGGCTTCGATTGCAGCCAGAAGCAGGCGGACGACCTCTTGCAGCGCCTGGCAGCTGCCCGGGCCGACCTCTTCAACGCCGTAGACCTCATGTGGACCACGCCGTCGGTATTGGCAAGGCTGGAAAACACCGGCACCGTTTCCGTCGGCACCGCCAGGGAGCTCGCCCTGACCGGTCCTCCTGCACGTGCCTGCGGCATGGCCATGGATGTGCGCCAGGACTTCCCCTACGGCATCTACCAGATGAGCCAGATACCGGTGGTCACCGCCAAGAGCGGCGACGTCTACGCCCGCACCCTGGTCAGGTGGCTGGAGGCGGAGAAATCCCTGGATTTTCTCGAAGAGCAGCTACGTCAGCTGCCGAGCGGTCCCTATCGGAACGGCATCGCCTCACCGGCCGGGGAGCACATTGCCGTGGCCCTGACCGAAGGGTGGCGGGGCGAGGTCTGCCACGTGGCCATCACCGACAAGGCAGGCCATTTCAGCCGCTACAAGATCGTCGACCCGTCGTTTCACAACTGGCCCGGCTTGGCCATGGCCCTGCGCGGTCAGCAGATTTCCGACTTCCCGCTCTGCAACAAGAGCTTCAACCTCTCCTATTGCGGGTTTGATCTGTAG
- a CDS encoding DegQ family serine endoprotease, with amino-acid sequence MKIRIIIFLLMLATLLSACKKKEEAYFFESNRKGTAEAPVKEVPKDILATQQAFANVVKAVNPAVVNISTVSKKKLVQPFFEMSPLFDDFFGGRGGTPQYRRENSLGSGFIINRDGYIITNDHVVRDAESIQVKLSNENVYSGKVVGSDPKTDIAVIKINAKEQLPVAVLGDSDKLQVGQWAIAIGNPFGLDRTVTVGVVSATGRSNMGIETYENFIQTDASINPGNSGGPLLNVYGEVIGINTAIVAAGQGIGFAIPINMAKRAVPQLIKKGNVSRGWLGVSIQPVTEEIAQSFGLKRAQGALVSDIMAGSPAAKAGLRQGDIITGIAGKEIKSVQQLQLLVADMPVGSPVEIEVFREGRAKKLSIIPASADSAAGAKPKSVETETAWVGLSVEELPRDIRLKGLQGVVVTSVEPGSLAADSGIQQGDVVVSVNQRKIAGVNDYAKAMKDAEKKGSVALLVRRGDASIYFAIRIK; translated from the coding sequence ATGAAAATCCGTATTATTATTTTTTTGTTGATGCTGGCCACCCTTCTTTCGGCTTGCAAAAAGAAGGAAGAAGCCTATTTCTTTGAATCAAACCGCAAAGGGACTGCCGAGGCCCCGGTAAAAGAAGTACCCAAGGACATCCTTGCCACCCAGCAGGCTTTCGCCAATGTGGTAAAAGCGGTTAACCCGGCAGTGGTCAATATTTCCACGGTGAGCAAGAAAAAGCTCGTGCAGCCGTTCTTCGAGATGTCCCCCCTTTTCGATGATTTTTTCGGCGGCAGGGGTGGGACGCCCCAATACCGCCGTGAAAACAGCCTGGGTTCCGGCTTTATCATCAACCGGGACGGATACATCATCACCAACGATCATGTGGTGCGGGATGCGGAGAGCATCCAGGTAAAACTTTCCAACGAAAATGTTTATAGCGGCAAAGTGGTCGGCAGCGATCCCAAAACCGACATCGCGGTGATCAAGATCAACGCCAAGGAACAGCTCCCGGTGGCAGTGCTGGGCGATTCCGACAAACTCCAGGTAGGACAGTGGGCCATTGCTATCGGCAACCCGTTCGGTCTCGACCGGACCGTTACCGTCGGGGTGGTGTCGGCGACCGGCCGTTCCAATATGGGGATCGAAACCTACGAGAACTTCATCCAGACGGACGCTTCCATCAACCCGGGCAATTCCGGCGGACCGCTCTTGAATGTCTATGGCGAGGTAATCGGCATCAATACTGCCATTGTAGCGGCAGGCCAGGGCATCGGCTTCGCCATTCCCATAAATATGGCGAAACGGGCAGTGCCGCAGTTGATAAAAAAGGGGAATGTCAGCCGCGGTTGGCTGGGTGTTTCCATTCAGCCGGTGACGGAAGAGATTGCCCAGTCCTTTGGCTTGAAACGGGCACAAGGTGCCTTGGTGAGCGATATAATGGCGGGGAGCCCTGCTGCCAAGGCCGGCCTCAGGCAGGGTGACATCATAACCGGGATTGCCGGCAAAGAGATAAAGTCCGTCCAGCAACTCCAGTTGCTGGTGGCTGATATGCCGGTCGGCTCTCCGGTGGAGATAGAGGTTTTCCGCGAAGGCCGGGCAAAAAAACTTTCAATCATCCCTGCCTCCGCTGACAGTGCCGCGGGTGCGAAGCCTAAATCGGTCGAGACGGAAACGGCATGGGTCGGATTGTCGGTAGAGGAACTCCCCCGTGATATACGACTGAAGGGTCTGCAGGGTGTTGTCGTGACGAGCGTTGAGCCGGGCAGCCTTGCTGCCGACAGCGGCATCCAGCAGGGCGATGTCGTTGTTTCAGTCAACCAGAGAAAGATCGCCGGTGTGAACGACTATGCAAAGGCCATGAAAGATGCTGAAAAGAAAGGGTCCGTAGCCCTGCTGGTAAGGCGGGGGGATGCCAGCATCTATTTTGCGATCAGAATAAAGTAG
- a CDS encoding respiratory chain complex I subunit 1 family protein translates to MTDILIHMLLTIFMPPLLLGVIGKTKAAFAGRVGAPFLQPYYDLAKLIRKGSVFSDTTTWIFRAGPIITLAATLVAALLIPLGNHLSPISFAGDMILFAYLFALGRFFTTTAALDTGSSFEGMGAAREVTFACLAEPTLFFALMTLSRLSGSLSLSPMLTTLSLSLWFSAGAALLLLVGGMFIVLLAENCRIPFDDPTTHLELTMIHEVMVLDHSGPAFAYILYGAALKLFVFGAFFIHIALPLKTGNAILDWGVFILSMLGLAVTIGVVESIMARLRLLRIPQLLVAACILSAFSMLLILR, encoded by the coding sequence ATGACCGACATCCTGATCCATATGCTCCTGACCATCTTCATGCCGCCACTCCTTCTGGGGGTGATCGGCAAGACCAAGGCGGCGTTTGCCGGAAGGGTCGGGGCTCCGTTCCTCCAGCCTTACTACGACCTGGCAAAACTGATCCGCAAGGGTTCGGTTTTCAGCGACACCACCACCTGGATATTCAGGGCCGGGCCGATCATCACCCTTGCCGCCACCCTGGTTGCGGCGCTCCTGATCCCGCTGGGGAACCACCTTTCCCCCATTTCTTTTGCCGGCGACATGATACTGTTCGCCTACCTGTTTGCTCTGGGACGGTTCTTCACCACCACGGCAGCGCTCGACACCGGCTCCAGCTTCGAAGGGATGGGGGCGGCTCGCGAGGTCACCTTTGCCTGTCTCGCCGAACCGACCTTGTTTTTCGCCCTGATGACCCTGAGCCGGCTGAGCGGCTCGTTGTCCCTTTCGCCCATGCTGACCACGCTCTCCCTCTCCCTCTGGTTCAGCGCCGGCGCAGCGCTGTTGCTGCTGGTCGGGGGGATGTTCATCGTCCTTCTGGCGGAAAACTGCCGCATCCCGTTCGACGACCCGACTACCCACCTGGAGCTGACCATGATCCACGAAGTCATGGTTCTGGACCACAGCGGGCCGGCCTTTGCCTACATCCTTTACGGCGCCGCTTTGAAACTGTTCGTATTCGGGGCGTTCTTCATTCACATCGCCCTGCCGCTCAAAACCGGCAACGCCATCCTCGACTGGGGGGTATTCATCCTGTCGATGCTGGGGCTGGCAGTGACCATCGGTGTAGTGGAGTCTATCATGGCCCGTCTACGGCTGCTGCGCATTCCCCAACTGCTGGTGGCCGCCTGTATCCTCTCCGCCTTTTCCATGCTCTTAATTCTGAGGTGA
- a CDS encoding proton-conducting transporter transmembrane domain-containing protein, translating to MFYSLVLLPMVGALLAWFIPSNRHRPLVLPVFAVLHLTLVADALISTPLPSPDGWINLDPIGKLFLGTITILFAVCAFYAIGYLAYRQERSNRVLCMGLLVCLSAMTLVTVSHHLGLLWVALETTTLAMAPLIYFNRNARSIEATWKYMLICSVGIALALLGLFFLAYSTIVAHQEATLLLEPLIASADRLSPAWLNAAFVFLLVGFGTKMGLAPLHTWKPDAYGEAPGLVGALLAGGLVNCAFLAIIRIYQICMRANDTVFYHNAMIVMGLVSMAFAAVFVVRQADFKRMLAYSSVEHVGILAIALGIGGDALFGALFHVINNGLTKGVLFLSSGNIHRAYGSKNCELVKGALQRVPWSAGLFLAGFIAITGSPPFSPFLSEFSIISSIFGQGKMLIGTLFLLFLAIIFFGMASSVLPVVMGKTSPAVVKSNYRDRLLTVAPPLFLMGIILMLGLWLPAPLKELLQQSAQLLEVRR from the coding sequence ATGTTTTACAGCCTGGTTCTGCTCCCCATGGTCGGCGCGCTGCTGGCATGGTTCATCCCCTCCAACCGCCACCGGCCGCTGGTGCTACCGGTATTTGCAGTTTTGCACCTGACACTGGTTGCGGATGCACTTATCTCCACGCCCCTTCCTTCGCCCGATGGCTGGATAAACCTTGATCCGATCGGCAAGCTGTTCCTGGGAACTATCACGATCCTTTTCGCGGTCTGCGCCTTTTACGCGATCGGCTACCTCGCCTACCGCCAGGAACGCTCGAACAGGGTGCTCTGCATGGGGCTCCTGGTCTGTCTTTCCGCCATGACCCTGGTCACCGTCTCCCATCACCTGGGGCTCCTGTGGGTCGCCCTCGAAACCACCACCCTGGCCATGGCGCCCCTCATTTACTTCAATCGCAACGCCCGATCCATCGAGGCGACCTGGAAATACATGCTGATCTGCTCGGTTGGAATCGCCCTGGCGCTCCTGGGGCTATTCTTCCTCGCCTATTCCACCATTGTCGCCCACCAGGAGGCAACCCTCCTCCTGGAGCCGCTCATCGCCTCCGCAGACAGGCTTTCACCGGCATGGCTCAACGCCGCCTTCGTCTTTCTCCTGGTCGGCTTCGGCACCAAGATGGGGCTGGCGCCACTCCACACCTGGAAACCCGACGCCTACGGCGAGGCGCCCGGCCTCGTGGGGGCGCTCCTGGCAGGCGGGCTGGTTAACTGCGCTTTCCTCGCCATCATCAGGATTTACCAAATCTGCATGAGGGCGAACGATACGGTCTTCTACCACAACGCCATGATTGTCATGGGGTTGGTTTCCATGGCCTTTGCCGCCGTATTTGTCGTGCGGCAGGCCGATTTCAAGAGGATGCTCGCCTATTCCAGCGTCGAGCACGTGGGAATTTTGGCCATCGCCCTGGGGATCGGCGGCGATGCCCTGTTCGGGGCGCTTTTTCACGTGATAAACAACGGACTCACAAAGGGTGTGCTGTTCCTCTCTTCAGGCAACATCCACCGCGCCTATGGGAGCAAGAACTGTGAACTGGTGAAAGGGGCGTTGCAGCGGGTTCCATGGTCAGCCGGACTTTTCCTGGCAGGCTTCATCGCCATTACCGGCTCCCCGCCGTTCAGCCCATTTCTCAGCGAATTCTCCATCATCAGCAGTATCTTCGGCCAGGGAAAGATGCTGATCGGCACCCTGTTCCTCCTCTTTCTCGCCATCATCTTTTTCGGCATGGCATCCAGCGTGCTGCCTGTGGTAATGGGAAAAACTTCCCCAGCCGTGGTCAAGAGCAATTACCGCGACCGGCTCCTCACCGTTGCCCCGCCGCTGTTCCTGATGGGGATCATCCTCATGCTCGGCCTCTGGCTCCCCGCGCCGCTCAAGGAGCTTCTGCAGCAGTCCGCCCAACTCCTGGAGGTGCGGCGATGA